In Colwellia sp. M166, a genomic segment contains:
- a CDS encoding DMT family transporter, with product MFLPISVAYLAVVIIWSTTPLGIVWSSETVHPTLAVLMRMIIAIVPGVIIMKFAKIKLPFSGQALKIYSYSCIGVFGGMLFSYLSAQYLSSGLMSLIFGLSPILSGLLAQKILAEPKFSKIKILALTVALVGLSVVCFDSISLSEDSIVGIGLILLGVFFFSLSGVMVKSVEIDIHPLATTIGALTFSVPLFALAWFFVDGTLPYQQWQTRSILAILYLGIFGSLVGFLAYFFILQKLRASTVALITMMTPVFALYLGAMLNNEPVSLHLLLGALLVMCGLALYQWGGKVTLKQRKVG from the coding sequence ATGTTTTTGCCTATTTCAGTGGCATATTTAGCTGTCGTAATTATTTGGTCAACAACACCACTCGGTATTGTTTGGAGTAGTGAAACGGTGCATCCGACATTAGCGGTTTTAATGCGTATGATCATCGCTATTGTGCCGGGTGTGATCATCATGAAATTTGCTAAGATTAAGCTACCTTTCTCGGGACAAGCGCTGAAAATATACAGTTATTCGTGCATTGGTGTTTTTGGTGGCATGCTGTTCTCTTATCTTTCAGCACAATATTTATCTTCTGGTTTGATGTCGTTGATCTTTGGTTTATCACCGATACTTTCTGGATTACTCGCGCAAAAAATTCTTGCTGAGCCTAAATTCAGTAAAATAAAAATATTGGCTTTAACGGTGGCGCTAGTCGGTTTATCTGTGGTTTGTTTTGATAGCATTTCATTGAGTGAAGATAGTATTGTCGGTATTGGTCTTATTCTATTGGGGGTGTTTTTCTTTAGCCTCAGCGGAGTAATGGTTAAGAGTGTTGAAATTGACATTCACCCATTGGCGACAACGATTGGCGCGTTAACGTTTAGCGTGCCATTATTTGCCCTCGCTTGGTTCTTTGTTGATGGCACATTACCTTATCAGCAGTGGCAAACGCGTTCAATTTTAGCTATTTTATACCTCGGTATTTTTGGCTCTTTGGTTGGTTTTCTGGCTTATTTTTTTATTTTACAAAAATTAAGAGCGAGCACTGTGGCACTTATTACCATGATGACGCCTGTTTTTGCCTTATATCTAGGTGCGATGTTAAATAATGAGCCAGTTAGTTTGCATTTGTTGCTAGGGGCTTTGTTAGTGATGTGCGGCTTAGCACTTTATCAGTGGGGCGGTAAAGTCACGCTAAAGCAGCGTAAAGTAGGGTAA
- the dnaE gene encoding DNA polymerase III subunit alpha: MSDGLKKVKPIVARAAELNMPAMALTDQTNLCGLVKYYHAAHGAGLKPIIGCDFWVKSAALENELSRLVVLTTNNVGYKNLTELISKAYLRGHIQGKAVLDRDWLIERAEGLILLSGGREGDVGKALLKGNSEFVDEMLAFYQQYFPHCYYLELIRTGRNDEENYIHLALELASRHNLPVVATNEVMFLSPDDFDAHEIRVAIHDGFTLDDKRRPKKYSKEQYLRSEEEMLALFADIPEALANSVEIAKRCNVTVRLGEYVLPDFPTEGLSIEDYLVKVSEEGLEERLEFLFDKDAPDFAEKRKPYDERLAIELKVVNNMGFPGYFLIVMEFIQWSKDNNIPVGPGRGSGAGSLVAYAQKITDLDPLEYDLLFERFLNPERVSMPDFDIDFCMDRRDEVIDHVAELYGRDAVSQIITFGTMAAKAVIRDVGRVLGHPYGFVDRISKLIPPTPGMTLAKAFEEEPKLPEVYAQDSDVRDLIDMCRILEGTTRNAGKHAGGVVISPTTITDFAPLYCDEEGKNPVTQFDKNDVEDAGLVKFDFLGLRTLTILQWAIEMADVKLLREGKAPIDIATIDLEDKASFKVLLKSETTAVFQLESSGMKSLIAKLKPDCFEDIIALVALFRPGPLQSGMVDNFIERKHGREAISYPDETWQHLDLKPILEPTYGIILYQEQVMQIAQVLAGYSLGGADMLRRAMGKKKPEEMAKQRAGFEAGAIARGVDGELAIKIFDLVEKFAGYGFNKSHSAAYALVSYQTLWMKTHFPAPFMAAVMSADMDNTDKIVTLVDECENMGLDLLPPDVNRGQYKFTVNEQDQIIYGIGAIKGVGEGPIEAIIAARESDGEFVDLFDFCARVDTKKTNKRVLEKLIKAGAMDALGPKTAAGPHRAALFESLPEALKAAEQHAKAQAIGQNDLFGLINEEPEDNRQAFKDVPMWPEPKWLDGEKETLGLYLTGHPINRYLSEIRRYATGRLGSLQPTNKDKTTVAVGLVLAVRVLVNKRGRRWALVTLDDKSARMDIRLFPDDYDRFAELLISDAILVCSGQVSFDDYSGGITMTARDIMTIADARENYVASLDLQIDKNQLSGRFIERFTEVLTPYKEGICPVRVFYQRDEAQGMLELGVQWRVSPSDQLLYDLKTLLGEEQVELKFK, encoded by the coding sequence ATGTCTGATGGCTTAAAAAAAGTTAAGCCAATAGTTGCGCGTGCAGCAGAATTAAATATGCCAGCGATGGCGCTAACTGACCAAACTAACTTATGTGGTTTAGTGAAATATTATCATGCTGCGCATGGTGCAGGTCTGAAACCCATCATTGGTTGTGATTTTTGGGTAAAAAGTGCCGCGTTAGAAAATGAATTATCACGTTTAGTGGTTTTAACCACTAACAATGTTGGTTATAAAAATTTAACTGAATTGATCTCCAAAGCTTATTTACGTGGTCATATTCAAGGTAAAGCCGTATTAGACCGAGACTGGTTAATTGAACGAGCCGAAGGTTTAATTCTACTTTCCGGTGGCCGAGAAGGCGATGTCGGTAAAGCGCTATTAAAGGGTAATAGTGAGTTTGTTGATGAAATGCTGGCGTTTTATCAACAATATTTTCCTCATTGTTATTATCTAGAGCTGATCAGAACAGGACGTAATGATGAAGAAAATTATATTCATCTAGCGCTTGAGCTAGCATCTCGTCACAATTTGCCGGTTGTTGCTACCAATGAGGTAATGTTTTTAAGTCCTGATGACTTTGATGCCCATGAAATACGTGTCGCGATTCATGACGGCTTTACCTTAGATGACAAACGTCGTCCGAAAAAATACTCTAAAGAGCAATACCTACGAAGTGAAGAAGAAATGTTGGCACTTTTTGCTGATATTCCAGAAGCACTAGCTAACTCAGTAGAAATTGCCAAACGTTGTAATGTTACTGTACGTTTAGGTGAATATGTTTTGCCTGACTTTCCAACTGAAGGCTTATCGATTGAGGACTATTTAGTTAAAGTTTCTGAAGAAGGTTTAGAAGAAAGGTTAGAATTTTTGTTTGATAAAGATGCGCCTGATTTTGCCGAGAAACGTAAACCGTATGATGAACGTTTAGCCATCGAGTTAAAAGTGGTTAACAATATGGGGTTTCCTGGTTACTTCTTGATTGTAATGGAATTTATTCAGTGGAGTAAGGATAACAATATACCTGTTGGGCCAGGTCGTGGTTCAGGAGCCGGTTCATTAGTCGCGTATGCACAAAAAATAACCGACCTTGACCCGCTAGAATATGATCTACTGTTTGAACGCTTTCTTAACCCTGAACGTGTTTCGATGCCAGATTTTGATATCGACTTTTGTATGGACCGTCGTGATGAGGTGATCGATCACGTGGCTGAACTTTATGGTCGTGACGCAGTATCACAAATTATTACCTTTGGTACTATGGCTGCTAAAGCGGTAATTCGTGATGTGGGACGTGTGTTAGGGCATCCTTATGGTTTTGTTGATCGGATATCAAAACTCATTCCGCCAACACCGGGGATGACCTTAGCCAAAGCGTTTGAAGAAGAGCCGAAATTACCGGAAGTATACGCCCAAGACAGTGATGTAAGAGACCTGATTGATATGTGTCGCATATTAGAGGGTACAACACGAAACGCTGGTAAACATGCCGGTGGTGTTGTTATTTCTCCTACAACTATTACTGATTTCGCACCGCTTTACTGTGACGAAGAAGGTAAAAATCCGGTTACTCAGTTTGATAAAAATGATGTTGAAGATGCGGGCTTAGTTAAATTCGATTTCTTGGGGTTACGGACCTTAACTATTTTGCAGTGGGCTATTGAAATGGCTGATGTGAAATTATTAAGAGAAGGTAAAGCGCCAATTGATATTGCGACTATCGATCTCGAAGATAAAGCCAGTTTTAAAGTTTTACTCAAATCGGAAACCACCGCGGTTTTCCAACTTGAATCTAGTGGTATGAAATCACTCATCGCAAAACTTAAACCCGATTGTTTTGAAGATATTATCGCTCTTGTAGCACTGTTTAGACCTGGGCCTCTGCAATCAGGCATGGTAGACAACTTTATCGAGCGTAAGCATGGACGCGAAGCGATTAGTTATCCGGATGAAACTTGGCAGCACCTTGACTTAAAACCTATTCTTGAACCGACTTACGGTATTATTTTATATCAAGAACAGGTCATGCAAATAGCACAGGTTTTAGCGGGTTACTCGCTTGGTGGCGCTGATATGTTGCGTCGTGCTATGGGTAAGAAAAAGCCAGAAGAAATGGCAAAACAACGAGCTGGTTTCGAAGCGGGTGCTATTGCGCGCGGTGTAGACGGCGAGTTAGCAATAAAAATATTCGACTTGGTTGAAAAGTTTGCTGGCTACGGTTTTAACAAATCTCATTCTGCCGCTTATGCCTTGGTGTCTTATCAGACGTTATGGATGAAAACACATTTTCCTGCGCCATTTATGGCGGCGGTTATGTCGGCTGATATGGATAATACAGATAAAATTGTTACCTTAGTTGATGAATGTGAAAATATGGGCTTGGATTTACTACCGCCTGACGTTAACAGGGGGCAGTATAAGTTCACCGTCAATGAACAAGATCAAATCATTTATGGTATCGGTGCAATAAAAGGTGTCGGCGAAGGGCCGATAGAAGCCATTATTGCTGCTCGTGAAAGTGATGGTGAATTTGTTGATTTATTTGATTTTTGTGCCCGTGTCGATACCAAGAAAACCAATAAACGTGTTCTAGAAAAACTCATTAAAGCCGGCGCTATGGATGCACTTGGCCCGAAAACGGCAGCAGGTCCTCATCGTGCCGCATTATTTGAATCCTTGCCTGAAGCATTAAAAGCGGCCGAGCAACATGCCAAAGCACAAGCGATTGGGCAAAATGATTTATTTGGTTTGATCAATGAAGAGCCTGAAGATAACCGCCAAGCCTTTAAAGATGTCCCTATGTGGCCAGAGCCCAAATGGCTTGATGGTGAAAAAGAAACTTTAGGATTATATTTAACCGGTCATCCAATTAACCGCTATTTAAGTGAAATTAGGCGCTATGCAACAGGGCGTTTAGGAAGTTTACAGCCGACAAATAAAGATAAAACTACCGTAGCTGTGGGCTTAGTCTTAGCTGTGCGGGTGTTAGTGAATAAACGTGGTCGTCGTTGGGCGTTAGTGACACTTGATGATAAAAGTGCTCGAATGGATATACGATTATTCCCAGATGACTATGATAGATTTGCAGAATTGCTGATTTCTGATGCTATTTTGGTCTGTAGCGGACAGGTCAGCTTTGATGATTACTCTGGTGGTATTACAATGACTGCCCGAGATATTATGACCATTGCTGATGCTCGCGAAAATTATGTCGCATCATTGGATTTGCAAATTGATAAAAATCAGCTTTCGGGGCGTTTTATCGAACGATTTACGGAGGTGTTAACACCTTATAAAGAAGGGATTTGCCCCGTTCGCGTTTTTTATCAAAGAGATGAGGCGCAAGGTATGCTAGAGTTAGGGGTACAGTGGCGTGTATCGCCAAGCGACCAGCTATTATACGATTTGAAAACCCTGTTGGGTGAAGAGCAAGTCGAGTTAAAATTTAAATAG
- a CDS encoding alkylphosphonate utilization protein: protein MVTEQALKQRSNSSCEFCTSTDNLTVHPVPPTSDLSAQQSIYLCDTCLAQVEGTVALDVNHLRCLSDAMWNQEPAVQVMAYRMLHKLSAESWAQDALAMIYLEDDVKTWAEQGIAAAEREGPTRDSNGAELQDGDNVTLIKDLKVKGANFTAKQGTMVRGISLTDNPEHIEGKVNGTRIVLVAAYLKKA from the coding sequence ATGGTAACAGAACAAGCATTAAAACAACGTAGCAACTCAAGTTGTGAATTTTGTACATCAACTGATAATTTAACCGTACACCCAGTGCCACCAACGAGTGACTTGAGTGCGCAGCAAAGTATTTATTTATGTGATACTTGTTTAGCTCAAGTTGAAGGCACTGTTGCACTTGATGTTAACCATTTGCGTTGTTTAAGCGATGCTATGTGGAATCAAGAGCCAGCAGTTCAAGTGATGGCATATCGTATGTTGCATAAATTGTCAGCGGAAAGCTGGGCACAAGATGCGTTAGCTATGATCTACTTAGAAGATGATGTTAAAACCTGGGCAGAGCAGGGCATTGCAGCAGCAGAGCGAGAAGGTCCAACACGAGACAGCAACGGTGCTGAGCTGCAAGACGGTGACAACGTAACTTTAATTAAAGATTTAAAAGTTAAAGGTGCAAACTTTACCGCTAAGCAAGGGACTATGGTGCGCGGCATTAGCTTGACGGACAATCCTGAGCATATCGAAGGTAAAGTTAACGGTACCCGTATTGTTTTAGTGGCTGCTTATTTAAAGAAAGCCTAG
- the accA gene encoding acetyl-CoA carboxylase carboxyl transferase subunit alpha translates to MSLNFLDFELPIAELEAKIEELQLVNNGQELDLDLEEQISQLREKNNELTKKIFSGLDPWQTARVARHPQRPYTLDYLPRIFTEFDELAGDRAYADDRAIVGGTARLDGRPVMIIGHQKGRSTNEKVKRNFGMPRPEGYRKALRLMKMAERFKMPIITFIDTPGAYPGIGAEERGQSEAIAMNLKVMSRLNVPIICTVIGEGGSGGALAIGVGDKVNMLEYSTYSVISPEGCASILWKTAEKAPTAAEAMGITAKRIKELGLIDSVIEEPLGGAHRDMDQMAAYLKQALKSDLAELDKLSSEELIESRYDKLMSFGYC, encoded by the coding sequence ATGTCATTAAATTTTTTAGATTTTGAGCTTCCAATTGCGGAACTTGAAGCGAAAATTGAAGAATTACAATTGGTCAACAATGGCCAAGAACTAGATCTTGATTTAGAAGAGCAAATTTCTCAGTTACGAGAGAAAAATAATGAGCTAACTAAAAAGATTTTCTCTGGCTTAGATCCATGGCAAACTGCGCGTGTTGCCCGTCATCCTCAGCGTCCATACACGTTAGATTATTTGCCTCGTATTTTTACTGAATTCGATGAATTGGCAGGTGATAGAGCTTATGCTGATGATAGAGCAATTGTTGGCGGTACAGCACGTTTAGATGGTCGTCCTGTGATGATTATAGGTCATCAAAAAGGTCGTTCTACTAATGAAAAGGTTAAGCGCAACTTTGGTATGCCTCGTCCTGAGGGCTATCGTAAAGCTCTACGCCTAATGAAAATGGCAGAGCGTTTTAAAATGCCAATTATTACTTTCATCGACACGCCTGGAGCCTATCCTGGTATTGGTGCTGAAGAGCGTGGTCAAAGTGAAGCGATTGCCATGAACTTAAAAGTCATGTCACGTTTGAATGTGCCGATTATTTGTACTGTTATTGGTGAGGGTGGCTCTGGTGGCGCTTTAGCTATTGGTGTTGGTGACAAAGTCAATATGCTTGAATATTCTACTTATTCAGTGATCTCCCCTGAAGGTTGTGCCTCTATTTTATGGAAAACTGCCGAAAAAGCACCAACAGCAGCTGAAGCTATGGGTATTACCGCCAAACGTATTAAAGAACTCGGTCTTATTGATAGTGTGATTGAAGAGCCTTTAGGTGGCGCGCATCGCGATATGGATCAAATGGCGGCATATCTTAAGCAAGCCTTAAAATCTGATCTTGCTGAACTTGATAAGCTTTCAAGTGAAGAGTTAATTGAAAGCCGCTATGATAAATTAATGTCATTCGGTTATTGTTAA
- the tilS gene encoding tRNA lysidine(34) synthetase TilS — MNTIESALVKCFNSAPEKKIIIAYSGGVDSQVLLVALATLKQREQLSNNIVVCHVNHGLSPNADSWQAFAQQQCDRYSLPLITRKLQLKKQPQQSLEAIARDARYQVLIQASIEPAFIVTGHHLNDQTETFLLALKRGSGLKGLSAMPENSVLAQHNLLRPLLSVSRDEILSYAQQHELSWIEDESNTDEHYDRNFLRHQIIPALSERWPSINKTIARSARHCFEAQQLLNELAEQDLTVCQTAPDKLSIVKLNSLSEARLKNLLRHFLANHQLLMPTGQQLAQICQQLNANNDKSPVIQLANCCLRRFQHELYLTHIYQDISSWQHTIDVDTLATEPSVSVALPDQLGAVSISTNSNTSNTDTTWQTAIKQPNVRQLVTIRFGHNNPTCLPEYRQHSRSLKKVLQELAIPPWQRKRLPFIFYDDELVAVVGHFVCQGYLADNADNDYFISWQSELSF; from the coding sequence GTGAATACTATTGAATCAGCTCTGGTAAAGTGCTTTAACAGCGCGCCAGAGAAAAAAATTATTATAGCTTATAGCGGTGGTGTTGATTCACAAGTGTTGCTCGTTGCACTAGCAACACTAAAACAGCGAGAACAGTTATCAAATAACATTGTTGTCTGCCATGTCAACCATGGTTTAAGTCCAAATGCCGATTCATGGCAAGCCTTTGCGCAACAACAATGTGATCGGTATTCTTTACCGTTAATTACTCGCAAATTACAGCTAAAAAAACAACCGCAACAAAGCTTAGAAGCGATAGCGCGCGATGCCCGTTATCAAGTGCTAATACAGGCAAGTATTGAGCCGGCGTTTATTGTTACCGGCCATCATCTTAATGACCAAACAGAAACTTTTTTATTAGCATTAAAGCGCGGCTCTGGTCTAAAAGGCTTATCAGCAATGCCTGAAAATTCAGTGTTAGCGCAGCATAATTTACTGCGTCCCTTGTTATCTGTGTCACGTGACGAAATCCTTTCTTACGCACAACAACATGAGCTGAGTTGGATTGAAGATGAGTCTAATACTGACGAACACTACGATCGTAACTTTTTACGTCATCAAATTATCCCCGCATTATCTGAGCGTTGGCCAAGTATCAATAAAACCATTGCACGCAGTGCTCGGCATTGTTTTGAAGCGCAACAGTTACTGAATGAATTGGCAGAGCAGGATTTAACAGTATGCCAGACAGCGCCAGACAAACTATCGATTGTTAAGCTTAATAGCCTTAGCGAAGCTCGACTGAAAAATCTTTTACGCCATTTTTTAGCGAATCATCAGCTGTTAATGCCCACAGGGCAGCAATTGGCACAAATATGTCAGCAGCTTAATGCCAATAATGATAAATCGCCGGTTATTCAACTCGCTAATTGTTGTTTAAGAAGGTTTCAGCATGAGCTGTATTTGACTCATATTTATCAAGATATTTCGTCATGGCAGCATACCATTGATGTAGATACCTTAGCGACTGAGCCATCAGTGAGTGTTGCACTTCCTGATCAATTAGGAGCCGTGAGTATATCGACAAACTCAAATACTAGTAACACTGACACTACTTGGCAAACAGCTATCAAGCAACCTAACGTTAGGCAATTAGTGACGATTCGCTTCGGCCATAATAACCCGACATGCTTACCTGAATATCGCCAACACTCACGCTCATTAAAAAAGGTTTTACAAGAGCTTGCTATACCACCATGGCAAAGAAAAAGACTACCTTTCATATTTTATGATGATGAATTAGTTGCCGTAGTAGGGCACTTTGTTTGTCAGGGCTATTTGGCTGATAATGCAGATAACGATTATTTTATATCATGGCAAAGTGAGCTGTCTTTTTAA
- a CDS encoding DUF885 family protein, which yields MTFNKSLIVISMSAIFAVACSNEPESMTKTNNAQTIAADSATQLDSTALASQAANELFDAIFMEGVNRNPVMQTYLGIKTDYDKWQDLSEENSTKELAFAKEALQRIQVIDITKVDKQTKLSFKLLSQKLEQQIADYQWRHHNYPVNQMFGVHSSIPALLINQHSIKEVKQAHDYIARVKNSKLLLEQLIQQLKIRADKGIIAPKFVFAHVIRDSKNLTVGVPFDEGTDSTLYADFNKKIATLDISDVQKQALTAELTSALTHEFKAGYQQLVSYLTELEKKADNTDGAWKLPQGDKFYNNALNRTTTTDLTADEIHQIGLDEVKRIHDEMRVIMNKVGFKGNLTDFFAFMRHDPQFYYAGDDAGRQRYLTEATDLINTMKGELDQLFITKPKADLKVKKVEAFREKSAGKAFYQQPAPDGSRPGIYYANLYDMEAMPTYQMEALAYHEGIPGHHMQIALKQELESIPKFRKFGGYTAYSEGWGLYSEMIPKEIGFYQDPYSDFGRLAMELWRACRLVVDTGIHNKKWTRAQGLAYYVDNTPNAESDAVKMVERHVVMPSQATAYKIGMLKIVQLRAKAKQQLGDKFDIREFHDVVLTNGAVPLNVLEDMVNDYIAKNR from the coding sequence ATGACCTTCAATAAATCACTTATCGTCATCTCTATGTCGGCTATATTTGCCGTAGCGTGCAGTAATGAGCCGGAATCCATGACGAAAACGAATAATGCACAAACCATTGCTGCTGACTCTGCAACGCAACTTGATAGTACAGCTTTAGCTTCTCAAGCGGCAAACGAACTATTTGATGCTATTTTTATGGAAGGTGTTAATCGCAATCCTGTCATGCAAACTTATCTAGGTATTAAAACTGATTATGACAAGTGGCAAGATCTCTCAGAAGAAAATAGCACGAAGGAATTAGCTTTTGCTAAAGAGGCCCTGCAACGCATTCAAGTTATCGACATAACAAAAGTTGATAAGCAAACTAAATTGAGCTTCAAATTATTGTCGCAAAAACTCGAGCAACAAATTGCTGATTATCAATGGCGCCATCATAATTACCCAGTTAATCAGATGTTTGGTGTTCACTCTAGCATCCCCGCATTATTAATTAATCAACATAGTATTAAAGAGGTAAAACAAGCACATGATTATATCGCGCGCGTAAAAAATTCAAAACTATTGCTTGAACAACTTATTCAGCAGCTCAAGATCAGAGCAGATAAAGGTATTATTGCGCCAAAATTTGTATTTGCACATGTTATTCGTGACTCGAAAAACCTCACCGTAGGTGTACCTTTTGATGAAGGTACTGATAGCACTTTATACGCAGATTTTAATAAAAAAATAGCAACATTAGACATTTCTGATGTACAAAAGCAAGCTTTAACGGCTGAGTTAACATCAGCATTAACCCACGAGTTTAAAGCCGGTTACCAACAATTGGTCAGCTATTTAACTGAGCTTGAGAAAAAAGCCGACAATACCGATGGCGCTTGGAAACTTCCACAAGGTGATAAGTTTTATAACAATGCCTTAAACCGAACCACCACCACAGATTTAACCGCTGATGAAATTCACCAAATTGGTTTAGATGAAGTTAAGCGTATTCATGATGAAATGCGTGTCATCATGAATAAAGTCGGCTTTAAAGGTAACTTAACTGATTTTTTCGCATTTATGCGTCATGACCCACAGTTTTACTATGCGGGTGATGATGCCGGTCGTCAACGCTACTTAACTGAAGCCACTGACTTAATTAATACCATGAAAGGTGAATTAGACCAGCTCTTTATCACTAAGCCTAAAGCTGATTTAAAAGTTAAAAAAGTTGAAGCCTTTAGAGAAAAGTCAGCAGGTAAAGCCTTTTATCAGCAGCCAGCACCTGATGGCTCTCGCCCGGGTATCTACTATGCGAACCTTTATGACATGGAAGCCATGCCAACCTACCAAATGGAGGCCTTAGCTTATCATGAAGGTATTCCAGGTCATCATATGCAAATCGCGTTAAAACAAGAATTAGAAAGTATTCCAAAGTTTAGGAAATTCGGTGGTTACACCGCTTACAGTGAAGGCTGGGGTTTGTACTCAGAAATGATCCCAAAAGAAATCGGCTTTTACCAAGACCCTTACTCTGATTTTGGTCGCTTAGCGATGGAATTGTGGCGCGCTTGTCGCTTAGTGGTTGATACGGGTATCCATAATAAAAAATGGACACGTGCACAAGGTTTAGCCTATTACGTCGATAATACGCCAAATGCAGAGTCTGATGCAGTGAAAATGGTTGAACGTCATGTGGTTATGCCATCACAAGCAACCGCTTATAAAATAGGCATGCTAAAGATTGTTCAGTTACGCGCTAAAGCAAAACAACAACTTGGTGATAAATTTGATATCCGTGAATTTCACGATGTTGTACTTACCAATGGTGCGGTACCACTTAACGTATTAGAAGATATGGTGAATGACTATATTGCTAAAAATCGTTAA
- the sstT gene encoding serine/threonine transporter SstT produces the protein MTTENTALEKPSIFNKLKSINIVNQIIIAIVLGIGLAIISPDIAKSFSILGSLFVNALKAVAPILVLVLVASSIANQKANSDANLTPIIGLYLVGTISAALVAVGLSFLFPVQLTLDIAGASANPPQGLAEVLTTLAFKIVDNPFNAVITGNFIGILAWGLGLGFALKKASDTSKVMVHDFAEAISSVVKLVIRFAPLGIMGLVANTVATTGFDTLGEFSHLVLVLLGAMLIIALVVNPLIVYFIMRKNPYPLVLTCLKESGITAFFTRSSAANIPVNMELCEKLDLHEDTYSVSIPLGATINMAGAAITITVLTLAAANTLNIEVDFATAILLSIVAAVSACGASGVAGGSLLLIPLACGLFGINTDIAMQVVAIGFIIGVIQDSAETALNSSTDVVFTAAASHHATKNID, from the coding sequence ATGACAACAGAAAATACTGCTTTAGAAAAACCGTCAATTTTTAATAAGCTAAAATCGATTAATATTGTGAATCAAATCATTATTGCCATTGTTTTAGGCATAGGTTTAGCGATTATTTCTCCTGATATTGCCAAGTCATTTTCTATACTAGGGAGCTTATTTGTTAATGCATTGAAAGCTGTTGCGCCTATTTTGGTCTTAGTGTTGGTTGCTTCGTCCATCGCAAATCAAAAAGCGAACAGCGATGCCAATTTAACCCCTATTATTGGGCTTTATTTAGTGGGTACCATCAGTGCTGCATTAGTGGCGGTAGGATTGAGCTTTTTGTTCCCTGTGCAACTAACTCTGGATATTGCTGGCGCTAGTGCTAACCCGCCACAAGGCCTAGCTGAAGTATTAACAACCTTAGCGTTCAAAATTGTTGATAACCCTTTTAACGCTGTTATTACCGGTAACTTTATCGGTATTTTAGCTTGGGGTTTAGGATTAGGTTTTGCATTGAAAAAAGCTAGTGATACCAGCAAAGTGATGGTGCATGATTTTGCCGAAGCGATTTCCAGTGTGGTGAAGTTAGTTATTCGTTTCGCGCCTTTAGGTATTATGGGCTTAGTTGCTAATACCGTAGCAACCACAGGTTTTGATACACTAGGTGAGTTTAGTCATTTAGTACTGGTACTTTTAGGAGCCATGTTGATTATTGCTTTAGTGGTTAACCCGTTAATTGTTTACTTTATTATGCGTAAAAACCCATATCCTTTAGTACTGACCTGTTTAAAAGAATCGGGCATTACCGCGTTTTTCACCCGTAGTTCTGCGGCCAATATTCCGGTAAATATGGAATTGTGTGAAAAACTTGATTTACACGAAGATACTTATTCTGTTTCGATTCCCTTAGGCGCTACTATTAACATGGCTGGTGCGGCTATTACTATCACAGTGCTAACATTAGCGGCAGCCAACACCTTAAATATTGAAGTCGATTTTGCCACCGCTATTCTATTAAGTATTGTTGCTGCGGTATCGGCTTGCGGCGCTTCTGGCGTTGCTGGTGGCTCATTATTACTAATTCCACTCGCCTGTGGCTTATTTGGTATTAATACTGATATTGCCATGCAAGTCGTTGCTATTGGTTTTATTATTGGCGTAATTCAGGACTCAGCAGAAACTGCACTTAATAGCTCAACCGATGTGGTTTTTACGGCAGCAGCCTCACACCATGCGACAAAAAATATAGATTAA
- a CDS encoding isoprenylcysteine carboxylmethyltransferase family protein, whose translation MELKIIPVVQVLIAIALMTLLSIYFPTLNYSATYSDYLAILLLFIALLLGFFAIYSFRKHKTTVNPSKPETSSQVVNSGIYQYSRNPMYLAMLLGLLAYACYLANPLTLGICALFIFYISKYQITPEERILTELFGSEYSNYSLKVRRWL comes from the coding sequence ATGGAATTAAAAATAATCCCCGTTGTACAAGTGCTGATTGCCATTGCATTGATGACTTTACTGAGCATTTATTTTCCGACGCTAAACTATAGCGCAACCTATAGTGATTATTTAGCGATACTTTTACTATTCATTGCTTTATTGCTTGGATTTTTCGCTATTTATAGCTTTCGCAAGCATAAAACTACGGTTAACCCCAGCAAGCCTGAAACATCATCACAGGTAGTTAACAGCGGTATTTATCAATACTCACGTAACCCGATGTATTTAGCCATGCTTTTAGGCTTACTTGCCTATGCTTGTTACTTAGCAAATCCATTAACCTTGGGGATATGCGCACTATTTATCTTCTACATCAGTAAATATCAAATCACCCCAGAAGAGCGCATACTCACGGAGCTATTTGGCAGTGAATATAGCAACTATAGCCTTAAAGTTCGACGTTGGTTATAA